A window of the Pseudomonas furukawaii genome harbors these coding sequences:
- a CDS encoding formate/nitrite transporter family protein, which produces MADQHLFHDAYQPAQIARRVQEMGVAKARAAPLRLFVLALLAGAFISLGALLFGVIVTGSNLGFGVTRLLGGLGFCLGLVLVVIGGAELFTGNNLLAMAWASRLISTGEVLRNWCLVYLGNVVGCLGTALLVLGANTAGMGEGAVGESLLRIAEDKVALSWLEAFFRGVLSNTLVCLAVWLAMGGHSVSDRILAIMLPISAFVTVGFEHSIANWFFLPYGLALAGPDRLAILAVAGNLIAVTFGNIVGGTLLVAGVYWFAYLRGEGAREE; this is translated from the coding sequence ATGGCTGACCAGCACCTGTTCCATGACGCCTACCAGCCCGCCCAGATTGCGCGACGCGTGCAGGAAATGGGCGTCGCCAAGGCGCGCGCTGCTCCTCTCCGGCTGTTCGTACTGGCGCTGCTCGCCGGTGCATTCATCTCGCTCGGTGCGCTGCTGTTCGGTGTGATCGTAACCGGGAGCAATCTCGGCTTCGGCGTCACTCGCCTGCTGGGCGGGCTGGGCTTCTGCCTCGGTCTCGTGCTGGTGGTGATTGGCGGTGCGGAGCTGTTCACCGGCAATAATCTGCTGGCGATGGCCTGGGCCAGCCGCTTGATCAGCACGGGCGAGGTGCTGCGCAACTGGTGCCTGGTCTACCTGGGTAACGTGGTTGGCTGCCTGGGCACCGCACTACTGGTGCTCGGGGCCAACACCGCAGGCATGGGCGAAGGTGCGGTGGGCGAGTCCCTGCTTCGGATCGCCGAGGACAAAGTCGCGCTGTCCTGGCTCGAAGCCTTCTTCCGGGGCGTATTGAGCAACACCCTGGTCTGCCTGGCGGTTTGGTTGGCGATGGGCGGGCACAGCGTCAGCGACAGGATCCTGGCCATCATGCTGCCGATCAGCGCTTTCGTGACCGTCGGCTTCGAACATTCCATCGCCAACTGGTTCTTTCTGCCGTACGGCCTGGCGCTGGCTGGACCGGACCGCCTTGCAATACTCGCCGTCGCCGGCAACCTGATCGCCGTCACCTTCGGCAATATAGTCGGCGGCACGCTGCTGGTTGCCGGTGTGTACTGGTTCGCTTACCTGCGCGGCGAAGGCGCTCGGGAGGAATGA
- a CDS encoding Hsp20/alpha crystallin family protein, whose amino-acid sequence MGINLPSGNLVPKGKRRESNEEKKDYSLSKRIDVGRIDLSLDRSVLTISMPKKPAAIKPEKVVPIKAN is encoded by the coding sequence ATGGGGATCAACCTGCCCAGCGGCAACCTCGTGCCCAAGGGCAAGCGGCGCGAGAGCAACGAGGAGAAGAAGGACTATTCTCTGTCCAAGCGCATCGATGTGGGGAGGATCGACCTCAGCCTCGACAGAAGTGTCCTGACCATATCGATGCCAAAGAAGCCCGCGGCGATCAAACCGGAGAAGGTCGTTCCGATCAAAGCGAACTGA
- a CDS encoding choline ABC transporter substrate-binding protein produces the protein MSKNVLRLLAAALLISPPLSALATEPASCRTVRLAEVGWADISATTGLASTVLKGLGYKPQSQLASIPMAYLGMEKNDIDVYLGAWMPSMEVIARPFLEKGSVERVRTNLTGAKYTLAVPDYTFDAGLQDFKDIGRFRQQLAGNIYGIEPGNDGNLLIQKLIDEGHFGLNGFKLVESSEAGMLVQVRRAVQAKKPLVFLAWEPHPMNTKFAIRYLSGGDASFGPDFGSAVVDTHTRRGYSDECRNVGALLKNLEFSLAMENQIMGAILDDKEQPERAAKAWLKANPQVLDRWLSGVSTYDGEAAVPAVRASLGL, from the coding sequence ATGTCGAAGAACGTCCTGCGCCTGCTCGCTGCAGCCCTGCTGATCAGTCCCCCGCTCAGCGCCCTGGCGACCGAGCCCGCCAGTTGCCGGACCGTACGCCTGGCGGAGGTCGGCTGGGCCGATATCTCCGCCACTACGGGTCTGGCCAGCACCGTGCTCAAGGGGCTCGGCTACAAGCCGCAGAGCCAGCTGGCTTCCATTCCCATGGCCTATCTGGGCATGGAGAAGAACGACATCGATGTCTACCTGGGCGCCTGGATGCCCTCGATGGAAGTGATCGCCAGGCCCTTCCTGGAAAAGGGCAGCGTGGAAAGGGTTCGCACCAACCTCACGGGCGCGAAATACACATTGGCGGTGCCGGACTACACCTTCGACGCCGGATTGCAGGACTTCAAGGATATCGGGCGCTTCCGCCAGCAACTGGCCGGAAACATCTACGGCATCGAACCCGGCAATGACGGCAACCTGCTGATCCAGAAACTGATCGACGAGGGTCACTTCGGCCTGAACGGGTTCAAGCTGGTGGAGTCGAGCGAAGCCGGGATGCTGGTGCAGGTGCGGCGCGCCGTGCAGGCGAAGAAGCCACTGGTTTTCCTGGCCTGGGAACCACACCCGATGAACACCAAGTTCGCCATCCGCTACCTCAGCGGTGGTGATGCCAGCTTCGGCCCTGATTTCGGCAGCGCAGTGGTGGATACCCATACTCGCAGGGGCTACAGCGATGAGTGCAGGAACGTTGGCGCCTTGCTGAAGAACCTGGAGTTCAGCCTGGCCATGGAGAACCAGATCATGGGCGCCATCCTCGACGACAAGGAGCAACCCGAGAGGGCTGCAAAGGCATGGCTGAAAGCCAATCCGCAGGTGCTGGACAGATGGCTGTCGGGAGTATCGACCTACGATGGAGAAGCCGCTGTCCCGGCGGTGAGGGCGAGTTTGGGGTTGTAA